In Candidatus Promineifilum breve, one genomic interval encodes:
- the gcvP gene encoding aminomethyl-transferring glycine dehydrogenase has product MTTPTPRANWQDIIEAHDEERGNGAIHLSNRDLLLPADRFVKRHIGPRSHDVTKMLRTLGLNSLDELIDQAIPDNIRMDGYLALDPPRSESGVLEELRQMAAKNKVYRSFIGMGYHGTITPPVIQRNVLENPGWYTAYTPYQPEISQGRLEALINFQTMVTDLTGLEIANASLLDEATAAAEAMTLCHRAMPRSSTANVFFVSELVHPQTIAVVRTRAEPFGFKVVVGNHEEYDFAEATFGVLLQYPATNGDIHDYRAFAEKAHKAGALVVAATDLLALVLLTPPGEWGADVALGNSQRFGVPMGYGGPHAAFFATKDEYKRIMPGRLVGVTIDATGKKGYRLTLTTREQHIRREKATSNICTAQVLLAVMAAMYAVYHGPVGLRRIATRVRLLTGVLAAGLKQMGYQVNQGAPAVFDTLTVSGGRRSDIELRGAALGHGINLRYYGTTGVGVALDETVTVADLEALLAVFGAQEGEIDIADLADGVNLDYDAPFRRESDFLTHPVFNSYLSETEMMRYLKRLENRDISLVHSMIPLGSCTMKLNAAAEMLSITLPGFAALHPFVPLDQAQGYQELFHNLEAWLTEITGFDSCSLQPNSGAQGEYTGMLTIRAYQIARGQGNRHLCLIPASAHGTNPASAALAGMDVVVVATDDHGNVDVADLRAKAEQHRDKLAALMITYPSTHGVYEAAIGEICKIIHDNGGQVYMDGANMNALVAICRPGDFGPDVLHLNLHKTFSIPHGGGGPGMGPICVAAHLSPYLPGHAVVPGVGGAESLGTVSAAPWGSASILPIPYAYIAMMGEWGLRVATEIAILNANYVAEKLEAHYPVLYRGANGRIAHECIVDPRHLKDTAGVSAEDITKRLMDFGFHAPTLSFPVPGTLMIEPTESESLAELDRFIEAMILIREEIRAIEEGRMDHDNNPLKHAPHTAEVVLAAEWDRPYSREQAAYPADWVRRGKVWPTVSRIDNVYGDRNLFCVCIPIEEYA; this is encoded by the coding sequence ATGACAACTCCCACTCCCCGCGCCAACTGGCAGGATATTATCGAGGCCCACGATGAGGAACGCGGCAATGGGGCCATTCACCTGAGCAACCGCGATTTGCTGCTGCCCGCCGACCGCTTTGTGAAGCGCCACATCGGGCCGCGCAGCCACGACGTGACCAAGATGCTGCGCACCCTGGGGCTGAACTCGCTCGATGAGCTGATCGATCAGGCCATCCCCGACAATATCCGCATGGACGGCTATCTGGCCCTCGACCCGCCGCGCAGCGAGTCGGGCGTGCTGGAAGAATTGCGCCAAATGGCCGCCAAAAACAAAGTCTACCGCTCGTTCATCGGCATGGGCTACCACGGCACGATCACCCCGCCGGTCATCCAGCGCAACGTGCTGGAGAACCCCGGCTGGTACACGGCCTACACCCCCTACCAGCCGGAGATCTCACAGGGCCGCCTGGAAGCGCTGATCAACTTCCAGACGATGGTCACCGACCTGACCGGCCTGGAGATCGCCAACGCCTCGCTGCTGGATGAGGCCACGGCGGCGGCCGAGGCCATGACCCTCTGCCACCGGGCCATGCCGCGCAGCTCCACGGCCAACGTCTTCTTCGTCTCCGAACTCGTCCATCCCCAGACCATCGCCGTCGTCCGCACCCGCGCCGAACCGTTCGGCTTCAAGGTTGTCGTCGGCAACCACGAGGAGTACGACTTCGCCGAGGCGACCTTCGGCGTGCTGCTGCAATATCCGGCCACCAACGGCGACATCCACGATTACCGCGCGTTTGCCGAGAAGGCCCATAAGGCCGGGGCGCTGGTCGTGGCCGCCACCGACCTGCTGGCGCTGGTGCTGCTGACGCCGCCGGGCGAATGGGGCGCGGACGTGGCCCTGGGCAACAGCCAGCGCTTCGGCGTGCCGATGGGCTACGGCGGGCCGCACGCCGCCTTCTTCGCCACCAAGGATGAGTACAAGCGCATCATGCCCGGCCGGCTGGTGGGCGTGACCATCGACGCCACCGGCAAGAAAGGCTACCGGCTGACGCTGACCACCCGCGAGCAACACATCCGCCGCGAGAAGGCGACCAGCAACATCTGCACGGCGCAGGTATTGCTGGCCGTCATGGCCGCCATGTATGCCGTCTACCACGGCCCGGTCGGGCTGCGGCGCATTGCCACCCGCGTGCGACTGCTGACCGGCGTGCTGGCCGCGGGGCTGAAGCAAATGGGCTATCAGGTGAATCAGGGCGCGCCGGCGGTATTCGACACGCTGACCGTCAGCGGCGGCCGGCGCAGCGACATCGAACTGCGCGGCGCGGCGCTGGGCCACGGCATCAACCTGCGCTACTACGGCACGACCGGCGTGGGCGTGGCCCTCGATGAGACGGTCACCGTGGCCGACCTGGAAGCGTTGTTGGCCGTCTTCGGCGCGCAGGAGGGCGAGATCGACATCGCCGACCTGGCCGACGGCGTGAACCTCGACTACGACGCCCCCTTCCGCCGCGAGAGCGACTTCCTGACCCATCCCGTCTTCAACAGCTACCTGTCGGAGACGGAGATGATGCGCTACCTGAAGCGGCTGGAAAACCGCGACATCTCGCTGGTGCATTCGATGATCCCCCTCGGCTCGTGCACGATGAAGCTCAACGCCGCGGCCGAGATGCTATCGATCACCCTGCCCGGCTTTGCCGCGCTGCATCCGTTCGTGCCGCTCGATCAGGCCCAGGGGTATCAGGAACTGTTCCACAATCTGGAGGCGTGGCTGACGGAGATCACCGGCTTCGATAGCTGTTCCTTGCAGCCCAACTCCGGGGCGCAGGGGGAATATACCGGCATGTTGACCATCCGCGCCTACCAGATCGCGCGCGGCCAGGGCAACCGCCACCTGTGCCTCATCCCGGCCAGCGCCCACGGCACGAACCCGGCCAGCGCGGCGTTAGCGGGCATGGACGTGGTCGTGGTCGCCACCGATGACCACGGCAACGTGGACGTGGCCGACCTGCGGGCCAAGGCCGAGCAGCACCGCGATAAGCTGGCGGCGCTGATGATTACCTACCCCTCGACCCACGGCGTCTATGAGGCGGCCATCGGCGAGATCTGCAAGATCATCCACGACAACGGCGGGCAGGTGTACATGGACGGCGCGAACATGAACGCGCTGGTCGCCATCTGCCGCCCCGGCGACTTCGGGCCGGACGTGCTGCACCTGAACCTGCACAAGACGTTTAGCATCCCCCACGGCGGCGGCGGGCCGGGCATGGGGCCGATCTGCGTCGCCGCCCACCTGTCGCCCTATCTGCCGGGTCATGCCGTCGTGCCCGGTGTGGGCGGGGCTGAATCATTGGGCACGGTGTCGGCCGCGCCGTGGGGCAGCGCGTCGATCCTGCCCATCCCCTACGCCTACATCGCCATGATGGGCGAGTGGGGGCTGCGCGTGGCGACGGAGATCGCCATCCTGAACGCCAACTACGTGGCCGAGAAGCTGGAGGCCCACTACCCGGTGCTGTACCGGGGGGCCAACGGTCGCATCGCCCACGAGTGCATCGTCGATCCGCGCCACCTGAAGGACACGGCCGGCGTGTCGGCCGAGGACATCACCAAGCGGCTGATGGACTTCGGCTTCCACGCGCCGACGCTGTCGTTCCCGGTGCCGGGCACGCTGATGATCGAGCCGACGGAGAGCGAGTCGCTGGCCGAACTGGACCGCTTCATCGAGGCCATGATCCTCATCCGCGAGGAGATTCGGGCCATCGAAGAAGGCCGCATGGACCACGACAACAACCCGCTGAAGCACGCGCCACACACGGCCGAGGTCGTCCTGGCCGCCGAGTGGGACCGCCCCTACAGCCGCGAGCAGGCCGCCTACCCGGCCGACTGGGTGCGGCGGGGGAAGGTCTGGCCGACGGTTAGCCGGATTGATAATGTGTATGGGGATCGGAATTTGTTTTGTGTTTGTATTCCGATTGAGGAGTATGCGTGA
- the gcvH gene encoding glycine cleavage system protein GcvH codes for MSIKIMPDLRYAKTDEWVRVEGDEAVIGISDYAQDALSDIVYVELPGPGETFEAGKPFAVVESVKAASDVLMPIDGEVVAVNDAAVDSPESLNGEPYTTWLVRIAMSNPSQVDKLMDATAYEAYCATREH; via the coding sequence ATGAGTATCAAGATTATGCCCGACCTGCGCTATGCCAAGACCGATGAGTGGGTGCGCGTCGAGGGCGACGAAGCCGTCATCGGGATCAGTGACTACGCCCAGGATGCCCTGTCCGACATCGTCTACGTGGAGCTGCCCGGCCCCGGCGAGACGTTCGAGGCCGGCAAGCCGTTCGCCGTCGTCGAATCGGTGAAGGCCGCGTCCGACGTGCTGATGCCCATCGACGGCGAAGTGGTGGCCGTCAATGACGCCGCCGTCGACTCGCCCGAATCGCTCAATGGCGAGCCGTATACCACGTGGCTCGTCCGCATCGCCATGAGCAACCCGTCCCAAGTGGACAAGCTGATGGACGCGACGGCGTATGAGGCGTATTGCGCCACGCGCGAGCATTAG
- a CDS encoding pyridoxal phosphate-dependent decarboxylase family protein encodes MRDLLSDSAQRAIAYLEGLEDRAVAPSAAAIADLAQLDGPLPAHSTPPEDVLRQLDALGSPATMAMGGRRFFGFIIGGALPVTLAANWLAGAWDQNSALYNVTPATAKLEQLALSWLLDLFGLPADCGGGFVTGATVANFTALAAARHGVLARAGWDVEADGLIGGPPVTVIVGEEAHSTLFKALGLVGLGRKRVVRVPVDRQGRMRADALPPINGPTIVCAQAGNLHSGAFDPLADICDWAHAAGAWVHVDGAFGLWAAAVPSLAYLTPGLADADSWGTDFHKWLNVPYDSGLAVVRDRDALRAAMSITAEYLPTDSPNRNPSDFVPELSRRARGVEVWAALRHLGRAGIVDLIERTCRHARRFAEGLQAAGYEVLNDVVLNQVCVAFGDAATTNRVIAAIQADGTCWAGPTVWQGRAAMRISVSSWATTEEDVERSLGAMIRVAGAGK; translated from the coding sequence ATGCGCGACTTGCTATCCGACTCCGCCCAACGAGCGATTGCCTATCTGGAAGGTCTGGAGGATCGCGCCGTCGCCCCCTCGGCCGCGGCAATCGCCGACCTGGCCCAACTCGACGGGCCGCTACCGGCCCATTCGACCCCACCGGAAGACGTATTGCGCCAACTCGACGCGCTTGGCTCCCCGGCCACGATGGCGATGGGTGGCCGGCGCTTCTTCGGCTTCATCATCGGCGGCGCACTGCCGGTCACGCTGGCCGCCAACTGGCTGGCCGGGGCGTGGGATCAGAACTCGGCCCTCTACAACGTGACCCCGGCCACGGCCAAGTTGGAACAACTGGCGCTCAGTTGGCTGTTGGATCTGTTCGGCTTGCCGGCCGATTGCGGCGGCGGCTTCGTCACCGGGGCCACGGTCGCCAACTTCACCGCCCTGGCCGCCGCCCGCCACGGTGTGCTGGCGCGTGCCGGCTGGGATGTGGAAGCCGATGGCCTGATCGGCGGGCCGCCGGTCACGGTCATTGTCGGCGAGGAAGCCCATTCGACGCTCTTCAAGGCGCTGGGGCTGGTCGGTCTGGGCCGCAAGCGCGTGGTGCGCGTGCCGGTCGACCGCCAGGGGCGGATGCGCGCCGACGCCCTGCCGCCGATCAACGGCCCGACCATCGTCTGCGCCCAGGCCGGCAATCTTCACTCCGGCGCGTTCGACCCGCTGGCCGACATCTGTGACTGGGCGCACGCGGCCGGGGCCTGGGTTCACGTCGATGGCGCGTTCGGTCTGTGGGCGGCGGCCGTGCCCTCGCTGGCCTATCTGACGCCCGGCCTGGCCGACGCCGATTCGTGGGGCACCGACTTCCACAAATGGCTCAACGTGCCCTACGACAGCGGCCTGGCCGTGGTGCGCGACCGCGACGCGCTGCGGGCGGCCATGTCGATCACCGCCGAGTATCTGCCGACCGACAGCCCCAATCGCAACCCGTCCGACTTTGTCCCCGAACTGTCGCGGCGGGCGCGGGGCGTGGAGGTGTGGGCGGCGTTGCGCCACCTCGGCCGCGCCGGGATCGTTGACCTGATCGAGCGCACCTGCCGCCACGCCCGCCGCTTCGCCGAGGGGCTACAGGCGGCCGGCTACGAGGTCTTGAACGACGTGGTGCTCAATCAGGTCTGTGTCGCCTTCGGCGACGCGGCCACGACCAACCGGGTCATCGCCGCCATCCAGGCCGACGGCACCTGCTGGGCCGGGCCGACGGTCTGGCAAGGGCGGGCGGCGATGCGTATCAGCGTAAGCTCGTGGGCGACGACGGAGGAGGATGTGGAGAGGAGTTTGGGGGCGATGATACGGGTGGCTGGAGCAGGAAAATGA
- a CDS encoding type II toxin-antitoxin system RelE family toxin has product MYQVSFSKEAQKALLKLPRPLALKIREKLTAVARDPYAQHNNVSKLQNRPGYRLRIGDWRVIYEIRGDELVILVVKIAPRGEVYR; this is encoded by the coding sequence ATGTATCAAGTGTCGTTTTCAAAGGAAGCTCAAAAAGCACTTTTGAAGCTTCCACGCCCGTTAGCGCTTAAGATTCGTGAAAAGTTAACGGCAGTGGCGAGAGACCCATATGCCCAACACAACAACGTATCGAAGCTACAGAACCGGCCTGGTTACCGACTGCGGATTGGCGATTGGAGAGTCATCTATGAAATTCGGGGCGACGAATTGGTGATTCTAGTAGTCAAGATTGCACCGCGTGGAGAAGTGTATCGATGA
- a CDS encoding helix-turn-helix domain-containing protein, giving the protein MSIQLILKEGQPEYAVLPYETYLRLVEDAEMLADVRDYDAAIQAIAEGEELIPAEVVYALLDGANPIRVWREYRGLSQGELAAKVGISPSYLSQLESGKRDGTMEVLSAVAAALDVTLDDLAG; this is encoded by the coding sequence ATGAGTATCCAACTAATCCTGAAGGAAGGTCAACCTGAATATGCTGTCCTTCCCTATGAAACGTATCTGCGCTTAGTCGAAGATGCTGAGATGCTGGCCGACGTGCGCGACTACGACGCGGCCATACAAGCCATCGCCGAGGGCGAGGAACTGATTCCGGCTGAGGTCGTCTACGCCCTGCTCGACGGCGCAAATCCAATCCGCGTTTGGCGTGAATATCGCGGGCTAAGTCAGGGCGAGTTAGCGGCGAAAGTCGGTATCAGCCCGTCTTATCTGTCGCAATTGGAATCAGGGAAGCGGGATGGAACGATGGAGGTGTTGTCGGCTGTTGCTGCTGCCTTAGACGTGACGTTGGACGACTTAGCTGGCTAA
- the alr gene encoding alanine racemase, translated as MLNYPTISHTTDILRPTQVEINLPRLAANYRAIQAHAAPAAVMPILKANAYGHGLVEVARLMQSLGAPYLGVAFLEEGILLREAGITIPILVLGGIIGNQIPLFLAHDLTLTASSVDKLGQIEAAARAMGVRAKVHLKIDTGMERIGVHYYSAGPLLEASLACDHFQVEGIFSHFANADAADQSYSQLQLDRFHGVLDFYAARGLPPPPLRHIANSAAIAGFPASHLDMVRAGILLYGVYPSADVPRTIAVRPALSWKSRVVYFKVVQPGHPVSYGSTWQSDHPVRVVTVPVGYGDGYFRAMSGRAEVIIRGQRYPVVGRVCMDQIMVNIEWATAYNGDEVILIGQAEDGAAITVEELAEWAGTIPWEILTNVNTRVPRVFVEAQGVGGGAGEQG; from the coding sequence ATGCTTAACTATCCTACAATCTCTCACACGACCGACATCCTCCGCCCCACCCAAGTCGAAATCAACCTCCCCCGCCTGGCCGCCAACTACCGCGCCATCCAGGCCCACGCCGCCCCCGCGGCCGTCATGCCCATCCTCAAGGCCAACGCCTACGGCCACGGCCTGGTCGAGGTCGCCCGGCTGATGCAGTCGTTGGGCGCGCCTTATCTGGGTGTGGCCTTCCTGGAGGAGGGCATCCTGCTGCGCGAGGCGGGCATCACCATCCCCATCCTGGTGCTGGGCGGCATCATCGGCAACCAGATTCCGCTGTTCCTGGCCCACGACCTGACCCTGACCGCCTCCTCGGTCGACAAGCTGGGCCAGATCGAGGCCGCGGCGCGGGCCATGGGCGTGCGGGCCAAAGTCCACCTGAAGATCGACACCGGCATGGAGCGCATCGGCGTCCACTACTACAGCGCCGGGCCGCTGCTGGAGGCGTCGCTGGCCTGCGATCATTTTCAGGTGGAGGGCATCTTCTCCCACTTCGCCAACGCCGACGCCGCCGACCAAAGTTACTCCCAATTGCAACTCGACCGCTTCCACGGCGTGCTTGACTTTTACGCCGCGCGCGGCCTGCCCCCGCCGCCGCTGCGCCACATCGCCAACAGCGCGGCCATCGCCGGCTTCCCGGCCAGCCACCTCGACATGGTGCGGGCAGGTATCCTGCTTTACGGCGTCTACCCGTCGGCCGACGTGCCGCGCACCATCGCCGTGCGCCCGGCGCTCAGTTGGAAGTCGCGCGTCGTCTACTTCAAGGTGGTGCAACCCGGCCACCCGGTCAGCTACGGCTCCACCTGGCAGAGCGACCACCCGGTGCGCGTCGTCACCGTGCCCGTGGGCTATGGCGACGGCTACTTCCGGGCCATGAGCGGCCGGGCCGAGGTTATCATCCGCGGCCAACGCTATCCGGTGGTCGGCCGCGTCTGCATGGATCAGATCATGGTCAACATCGAGTGGGCGACGGCCTACAACGGTGACGAGGTGATCCTCATCGGCCAGGCCGAGGACGGCGCGGCCATCACCGTCGAGGAACTGGCCGAGTGGGCGGGCACGATCCCGTGGGAAATCCTGACCAACGTCAATACGCGCGTGCCGCGGGTGTTTGTGGAGGCGCAGGGGGTCGGTGGGGGAGCAGGGGAGCAGGGGTGA
- a CDS encoding OsmC family protein: MDALITLQEDLFFTAVPDSGVVVNMESTPPEGKERRGASPMELLMISLAGCTAMDVVSILRKKRQNMTGFEIRIHGDRAADHPRRFTDFELEYIVKGVGIDPSAVERAIQLSTESYCSVHVMLEKAAHIRTRFTIVED, translated from the coding sequence ATGGATGCCCTGATCACATTACAAGAAGATTTATTTTTCACCGCCGTGCCCGATAGCGGCGTCGTCGTCAACATGGAATCGACTCCGCCGGAAGGCAAAGAGCGGCGCGGGGCCAGCCCGATGGAACTGCTGATGATCAGCCTGGCCGGCTGCACGGCGATGGACGTCGTCTCCATCCTGCGCAAGAAGCGGCAGAATATGACCGGCTTCGAGATTCGCATCCACGGCGATCGCGCGGCCGACCACCCCCGGCGATTCACCGACTTCGAGTTGGAGTACATCGTCAAAGGGGTGGGGATTGACCCGTCGGCCGTCGAACGGGCCATTCAGCTTTCGACCGAGTCCTACTGCTCGGTCCACGTCATGCTGGAAAAAGCGGCCCACATTCGGACGCGCTTCACCATTGTGGAAGATTAA
- a CDS encoding IS5 family transposase, translating into MARKAYPSDVSDEEWAFTVGYLTLMTEDAPQREYALREVFNGLRWLIRAGAPWRMMPNDLPPWAVVYQQTQRWLKAGVFESMAHDLRALLRLADGRKSQPTAAIMDSRTLQSTPESGARAGYDGAKRRKGSKVHMAVDTLGHLLTLHVTPANQQDRDQVGQLAQQIQAITEESVELVFVDQGYTGDEPAEVALAHGIRLEVVKLPEAKKGFVLLPRRWVVERSFGWAARFRRLARDYERLPDTLAGLHYLAFVILMLHRVVTLVSYSS; encoded by the coding sequence ATGGCACGGAAAGCATATCCCAGTGATGTCAGCGATGAAGAGTGGGCTTTTACCGTGGGGTATCTGACATTGATGACCGAAGACGCGCCGCAACGCGAGTACGCCCTGCGGGAAGTCTTCAATGGGCTGCGTTGGCTCATCCGGGCCGGCGCGCCGTGGCGCATGATGCCCAACGACCTGCCGCCGTGGGCCGTGGTCTACCAGCAAACGCAGCGCTGGTTGAAGGCCGGGGTATTCGAGAGCATGGCCCATGACCTGCGGGCTTTGCTGCGACTGGCCGATGGCCGGAAGAGCCAGCCGACGGCGGCGATTATGGATAGTCGGACGTTGCAATCGACGCCGGAGAGTGGCGCACGCGCCGGCTATGATGGGGCCAAACGGCGCAAGGGCAGCAAGGTTCACATGGCGGTGGACACGCTCGGACACCTGTTGACCTTGCACGTCACCCCGGCCAACCAACAAGACCGCGACCAGGTCGGTCAACTGGCACAGCAGATTCAGGCTATCACCGAGGAGTCCGTTGAGCTTGTCTTTGTCGACCAGGGTTACACCGGTGACGAGCCGGCTGAGGTGGCCCTGGCCCACGGTATTCGCCTGGAGGTCGTTAAGCTGCCGGAAGCCAAGAAAGGCTTCGTCCTGCTGCCGCGCCGCTGGGTGGTCGAACGCAGTTTCGGCTGGGCGGCTCGCTTCCGTCGTCTGGCCCGAGACTACGAACGACTGCCTGATACGCTGGCTGGTCTGCATTACCTGGCCTTTGTTATCCTGATGCTTCATCGCGTCGTTACTCTGGTGTCCTATAGTTCATAA